In uncultured Fibrobacter sp., the sequence GTTCGTCTGCTGCGGAACGACGTAGTAGACGGGCTGCTGCGTGGCTTGCTGCTGAGGAACTTCCTGCTGTTGCGGGGTGTCCTGAGCGAAGCCTGTGGTGGCGCAAGTAAGGGCCAGGGCGCAGAGGGCGGCGATGTTGTGGATTGTTTTCATGTCCAGGGCCTCCAAAATGGGGTGGGGTAGCGTTGTTTGTCAATGTAGTTAATTTGTTTGGGCATGGGGAACGCTGCTTTATCCCTTTGATTCATAATGCATTAGGGGGCATTTTCGGCCCGTTTTTTTGTCCGGACGGAGAGCGCTTTTGGGGCGTTTAATTGTATTCACAAGTTATTAACAATTTTTGCCATATAATGTGTACGAATTTCTTGAAAAAAATTAATTTTTTTGAAAAAATCGCGATTTTCGTTGACAAAAGCCTATAAAACTTATTAAATTTGGTGCGCTCTAGTTTTCTAAGGAAAATTGGGGTTGTGCCAAAGTAGCTCAGCTGGTAGAGCAGCTGATTTGTAATCAGCCGGTCGTAGGTTCGATTCCTATCTTTGGCTTGACAAATGGGTCGTTGCCCGAGTGGTTAAAGGGGACGGACTGTAAATCCGTTGGCTTACGCCTACCGTGGTTCGAAACCACGACGGCCCACGCAACAAACGCCCTATGGTGTGAGAGCGCCATAGGGCTTATGCCCAGGTAGCTCAGTGGTAGAGCACTTCCTTGGTAAGGAAGAGGTCTCGGGTCCGACTCCCGATCTGGGCTCTCACTAAAATGGAGATAGAATAATGGCAAAAGAACATTTTGACAGAAGCAAGCCGCACTGCAACATCGGCACCATCGGCCACGTTGACCACGGCAAGACCACCCTCACCGCTGCAATCTGCACGACCCTCGCCGCCAAGGGTCTCGCCAGCGCCAAGCGTTTCGACGAAATCGACAACGCTCCGGAAGAAAAGGCCCGTGGTATCACGATCAACACCTCGCACGTGGAATACACCACTGCCAACCGTCACTACGCCCACGTCGACTGCCCGGGGCACGCCGACTACGTGAAGAACATGGTGACCGGTGCTGCCCAGATGGACGGCGCTATCCTCGTCGTCGCCGCCACTGACGGCCCGATGCCGCAGACCCGCGAACACATCCTCCTCGCCCACCAGGTGGGCGTGCCGAAGATCGTCGTGTTCATGAACAAGTGCGACATGGTCGACGACCCGGAACTCCTCGACCTCGTCGAGATGGAAGTCCGCGAACTCCTGTCCAAGTACGATTTTGACGGCGACAACACCCCGGTGATCCGCGGTTCCGCCCTCAAGGCCCTCGAAGGCGACGCCGCCTACCAGGACAAGGTCATGGAACTCATGGACGCCTGCGACACCTACATCCCGCTGCCGCAGCGCGAGACCGACAAGCCGTTCCTGATGCCGATCGAAGACGTCTTCACGATCACGGGTCGTGGCACCGTCGCTACCGGCCGTATCGAACGCGGTACCGTCCACCTGAACGACAAGGTCGAACGCGTCGGCCTCGGCGAGACCACCGAATACGTCATCACGGGCGTGGAAATGTTCCGCAAGCTCCTCGACGACGCCCAGGCCGGTGACAACGTCGGTCTCCTCCTCCGCGGCGCCGAAAAGAAGGACATCGTCCGTGGCATGGTTCTCGCCGCCCCGAAGTCCGTCACTCCGCACACCGAATTCAAGGCCGAGATCTACGTCCTCACGAAGGACGAAGGTGGCCGCCACACGCCGTTCATGAACGGCTACCGTCCGCAGTTCTACTTCCGCACCACCGACGTGACTGGCACGATCCAGCTCCCGGAAGGTGTCGAAATGGTGACCCCGGGTGACACCGTGACCATCCACGTGAACCTCATCGCCCCGATCGCCATGGAAAAGCAGCTCCGCTTCGCTATCCGCGAAGGTGGCCGCACTGTTGGCGCTGGTTCCGTAACTGAAATCATCAAGTAATCAGGATTAAAAATGCCTAGAGAACTCATCGTGCTCGAATGCACAGAATGCAATCAGCGCAACTATGATTGCGACAAGAACAAGCGTCTTCACCCTTCCCGCGTGGAATACAAGAAGTACTGCCGTTTCTGCCGCAAGCATACTGTTCACAAGGAATCCAAGTAAGGAAATCCGAATAGGTCGATAGCTCAATTGGTAGAGTCACGGTCTCCAAAACCGTTGGTTGGGGGTTCGAGTCCCTCTCGACCTGCTCATTTCCTCAGGAGTCATTATGCGTAAGATCCAGCAATATGTCAAGGAATCCATTCAGGAACTGAAAAAGGTTACTTGGCCTACTTGGGAAGAACTCAAAGGTTCGACGCTCGTCGTGATGCTCTTCAGCGTCATCATGGGCTGCTATATTGCCGGACTTGATGTGGGTCTTTCCTGGATTGTCGACAAGATCATGGGAAGAGGTTAATTGTATGGCCAAGCAGTGGTATGCAGTTCACACCTTTACCGGTCAGGAAAACAACATCAAGAAACGTCTTGAGCAGATGATTGAACGCGAAGGCGTTCAAGACAGGTTTGGTCAAATACTGGTGCCTACTCGCGAAGTTGTTAGCAACGTCCGCGGCAGGCGCCGTACTTCTGTTCAGAACTTGTTCCCTGCTTATATCATCATTGAAATGGAGCTGGACGAGCTCACCCAGCACCTGGTGTCGACCATTAACGGCGTCACCCATTTCGGCGGAATGACACGCGCTTCTCGTGTTCCTGTTCCGCTTCGTCAGAGCGAGGTCGATCGTCTTCTTGGGGTTAATCCTGAAAATCCCGTGGAAGGCGAGATCCAAATTCCGTACACAATTGGCGAAAATGTCTGCATCAAGGAAGGTCCTTTCAAGGGCTTTGTGGGCGTCGTAGACGAGATTATGGACTCCAAGGTCA encodes:
- the tuf gene encoding elongation factor Tu; translation: MAKEHFDRSKPHCNIGTIGHVDHGKTTLTAAICTTLAAKGLASAKRFDEIDNAPEEKARGITINTSHVEYTTANRHYAHVDCPGHADYVKNMVTGAAQMDGAILVVAATDGPMPQTREHILLAHQVGVPKIVVFMNKCDMVDDPELLDLVEMEVRELLSKYDFDGDNTPVIRGSALKALEGDAAYQDKVMELMDACDTYIPLPQRETDKPFLMPIEDVFTITGRGTVATGRIERGTVHLNDKVERVGLGETTEYVITGVEMFRKLLDDAQAGDNVGLLLRGAEKKDIVRGMVLAAPKSVTPHTEFKAEIYVLTKDEGGRHTPFMNGYRPQFYFRTTDVTGTIQLPEGVEMVTPGDTVTIHVNLIAPIAMEKQLRFAIREGGRTVGAGSVTEIIK
- the rpmG gene encoding 50S ribosomal protein L33, which produces MPRELIVLECTECNQRNYDCDKNKRLHPSRVEYKKYCRFCRKHTVHKESK
- the secE gene encoding preprotein translocase subunit SecE produces the protein MRKIQQYVKESIQELKKVTWPTWEELKGSTLVVMLFSVIMGCYIAGLDVGLSWIVDKIMGRG
- the nusG gene encoding transcription termination/antitermination protein NusG, translating into MSTRSWEEVNCMAKQWYAVHTFTGQENNIKKRLEQMIEREGVQDRFGQILVPTREVVSNVRGRRRTSVQNLFPAYIIIEMELDELTQHLVSTINGVTHFGGMTRASRVPVPLRQSEVDRLLGVNPENPVEGEIQIPYTIGENVCIKEGPFKGFVGVVDEIMDSKVKVMVSVFGRSTPVELAFNQVESADA